A DNA window from Providencia huaxiensis contains the following coding sequences:
- a CDS encoding Slp family lipoprotein, translating into MNIELNCRNALKGLFVASVLALTGCVSIPASIQGSVQNPTDNLTSVQNAPEMYIGQEARFGGKVLAVENEAARTRLEIAVMALNKYDAAPELNAPSIGRIYAYLNGFREPSDFTNRYITVVGKITGEQQGKVGQVPYKYVTLDVTGFQRWNVAQSVMIPPSGPWGYGYYGDPYFYNHPWGYGYGYGYPGGPVPVQTYLTE; encoded by the coding sequence ATGAATATTGAATTAAACTGCCGTAATGCACTTAAAGGCCTTTTTGTTGCAAGCGTATTAGCACTAACAGGGTGTGTTTCTATACCAGCTTCAATTCAAGGTTCGGTTCAAAACCCAACAGATAACTTAACATCTGTACAAAATGCCCCTGAAATGTATATTGGTCAGGAGGCGCGTTTTGGTGGAAAAGTCCTTGCCGTTGAAAATGAAGCTGCAAGAACACGTTTAGAAATTGCGGTGATGGCATTAAATAAATATGATGCAGCGCCAGAACTTAATGCGCCTTCTATTGGGCGTATTTATGCTTATCTAAATGGCTTCCGTGAACCAAGTGATTTTACTAATCGTTATATCACTGTAGTGGGGAAAATCACGGGTGAGCAGCAAGGGAAAGTAGGGCAAGTTCCTTATAAGTACGTCACGTTAGATGTTACTGGTTTCCAACGCTGGAATGTTGCTCAAAGTGTTATGATCCCACCATCTGGCCCGTGGGGTTATGGTTATTACGGAGACCCATATTTTTATAATCACCCATGGGGTTATGGTTATGGATACGGTTACCCTGGGGGACCAGTACCCGTACAAACTTATTTAACAGAATAA
- the fadD gene encoding long-chain-fatty-acid--CoA ligase FadD: protein MEKIWLKNYPADVPEEINPDSFASLAELLENAVSQFADQPAFINMGAVMTYRKLEERSRAFAAYLQNGLGLKKGDRVALMMPNLLQYPIALFGILRAGMVVVNVNPLYTPRELEHQLNDSGATAIVIVSNFAHTLEKIVFNTKVKHVILTRMGDQLSRPKATIVDFVVKYVKRLVPKYNLPDAISFRRAMHYGYRMQYIKPNITGDDLAFLQYTGGTTGVAKGAMLTHRNMLANIEQARAAYGPVLKFGAEFVVTALPLYHVFALTVNCLLFITVGGVNLLITNPRDVPDTVKQLGRYPITSITGVNTLFNAWLHNEEFKKLDFSRLRLSVGGGMPVQKAVAEKWQKLTGKHLLEGYGLTECAPLVTGNPYNLTSYSGSIGLPVPSTDVKFLDDEGNEVAIGEPGEMWVKGPQVMKGYWNRPDSTADTIVDGWLATGDIAEIDSEGYIRIVDRKKDMIIVSGFNVYPNEIEDVISAHPDVIECAAIGIPSESTGEAVKVFVVTKNANLTGDELKTFCRRSLTAYKVPKIFEFRDELPKSNVGKILRKDLRDEEKLQREKSQV from the coding sequence TTGGAAAAAATCTGGCTAAAAAATTACCCTGCTGATGTGCCGGAAGAAATCAATCCTGATAGCTTCGCTTCTCTAGCAGAGTTACTTGAAAATGCGGTCTCTCAATTTGCCGACCAACCTGCATTCATTAACATGGGCGCGGTGATGACTTATCGGAAACTTGAAGAGAGAAGCCGCGCTTTTGCTGCCTACTTACAAAATGGACTTGGCCTTAAAAAAGGGGATCGTGTCGCGTTAATGATGCCAAACCTATTACAATATCCGATAGCCTTGTTTGGGATATTACGTGCAGGTATGGTTGTCGTAAACGTTAACCCACTTTATACCCCAAGAGAATTAGAGCATCAATTAAATGATAGCGGTGCAACAGCAATTGTCATTGTGTCGAATTTTGCGCATACATTGGAAAAAATTGTTTTCAATACCAAAGTGAAACACGTCATTTTAACTCGGATGGGTGACCAGCTTTCACGCCCTAAAGCTACAATTGTTGATTTTGTTGTCAAATATGTAAAACGCTTAGTCCCTAAATATAATTTACCCGATGCGATCTCCTTTCGCCGTGCCATGCATTATGGCTATCGTATGCAATATATTAAACCTAATATTACTGGCGATGACTTGGCCTTTTTGCAATATACGGGTGGAACGACGGGGGTTGCTAAAGGAGCGATGTTAACTCATCGCAACATGCTAGCAAACATTGAGCAGGCAAGGGCAGCTTACGGGCCTGTATTGAAATTTGGCGCTGAATTTGTTGTCACTGCGTTACCGCTGTATCACGTTTTTGCATTGACAGTAAACTGCTTACTGTTTATCACTGTAGGGGGCGTTAACTTATTGATTACCAACCCTAGAGATGTGCCCGATACCGTAAAACAATTAGGACGTTATCCCATTACATCAATTACGGGGGTTAATACCTTATTTAATGCATGGCTGCACAATGAAGAGTTTAAAAAACTGGATTTTTCACGTTTACGCCTTTCAGTTGGCGGTGGCATGCCTGTTCAAAAAGCAGTTGCAGAAAAATGGCAAAAGCTCACAGGAAAACATTTACTCGAAGGATATGGTTTAACAGAATGTGCCCCACTAGTAACCGGTAATCCTTATAATTTAACCAGTTATAGTGGAAGTATTGGTTTACCTGTTCCGTCAACAGATGTTAAATTTCTTGATGATGAAGGCAATGAAGTTGCTATTGGTGAGCCAGGTGAAATGTGGGTAAAAGGTCCTCAAGTCATGAAAGGCTATTGGAACCGGCCTGATTCCACCGCTGATACGATAGTGGATGGTTGGTTAGCAACGGGGGATATCGCTGAAATAGATAGCGAAGGGTATATCCGCATTGTTGATCGTAAAAAAGATATGATTATCGTTTCGGGTTTTAACGTCTATCCTAATGAAATCGAGGATGTTATTTCTGCACATCCTGATGTTATAGAGTGTGCTGCAATTGGCATACCAAGTGAAAGTACCGGCGAAGCGGTTAAAGTTTTCGTTGTAACGAAAAATGCGAATTTAACGGGTGATGAGCTAAAAACCTTTTGCCGTCGTTCATTAACCGCGTATAAAGTCCCTAAGATATTTGAATTTCGTGATGAATTACCAAAATCTAATGTGGGTAAAATTCTGCGTAAAGACCTACGTGATGAAGAAAAATTGCAAAGAGAAAAATCACAAGTATGA
- the rnd gene encoding ribonuclease D, which produces MNYRLVTTDSELAQVCQEASNAPWLALDTEFVRTRTYYPQLGLLQLYDGKQVSLIDPLLMTDFSPFKALLTNSAQLKFLHAGSEDLEVFMHDFDCVPEPMIDTQIVAAFLGYPISCGFASLVAEHLGIELDKSESRTDWLARPLSEKQCDYAAADVLYLLPLAEILMEKVTEAGYLEDAKDECQRVVARRQKALKPEKAYMNIHNAWQLRDEQLACLQLLAQWRLNQAKARDMAVNFVVKEEHLWKVARYLPGSLGELDALGLTGQEIRCHGKRLLSIVEQAKQLDESQYPAPVSNITEQSQYKSVFKEIKTVVKDIAENEKFNAELLASRRQINQLLSIHWGLKSSATPPELLAGWRGRLLAEPIAKLLANV; this is translated from the coding sequence TTGAATTATCGTTTAGTAACTACAGATAGCGAATTAGCCCAAGTATGCCAAGAGGCGAGTAATGCACCATGGCTCGCTTTGGATACCGAGTTTGTTCGTACCCGAACATATTACCCACAACTAGGTTTGCTACAACTATATGATGGAAAACAAGTTTCGTTAATTGATCCATTATTAATGACGGATTTTAGCCCGTTCAAAGCACTTCTGACGAACTCTGCGCAACTTAAATTTTTACATGCAGGGAGTGAAGACCTTGAAGTGTTCATGCATGATTTTGATTGTGTTCCTGAGCCGATGATCGATACACAAATTGTAGCGGCATTTTTAGGTTATCCAATTTCTTGTGGCTTTGCGTCATTGGTTGCTGAGCATTTAGGCATTGAACTAGATAAAAGTGAATCACGGACAGACTGGCTTGCGCGCCCACTGAGTGAAAAACAATGTGATTATGCTGCTGCTGATGTGCTGTATTTACTACCATTAGCTGAAATTCTGATGGAAAAAGTGACTGAAGCGGGCTATTTGGAAGATGCTAAAGATGAGTGCCAACGTGTTGTGGCCCGCCGGCAAAAAGCGTTAAAGCCTGAAAAAGCCTACATGAATATTCATAATGCATGGCAGCTACGTGATGAGCAGCTCGCCTGTTTGCAATTATTAGCCCAATGGCGTTTAAATCAAGCAAAAGCCCGCGATATGGCGGTTAATTTTGTGGTAAAAGAAGAGCACCTGTGGAAGGTCGCCCGTTATTTACCGGGTTCGCTCGGTGAACTCGATGCGCTTGGTTTAACGGGGCAAGAAATTCGTTGCCATGGTAAGCGCTTATTATCAATTGTCGAACAAGCTAAACAACTCGATGAGAGCCAATACCCAGCTCCTGTGTCGAATATTACTGAACAGAGCCAATACAAAAGCGTATTTAAAGAAATTAAAACAGTAGTTAAAGATATTGCTGAAAACGAAAAATTTAATGCAGAGCTATTGGCCTCTAGGCGGCAAATTAACCAATTACTGTCTATTCATTGGGGATTAAAGTCTTCGGCTACACCTCCTGAGCTGTTGGCGGGCTGGAGAGGGCGGTTACTTGCAGAACCCATCGCAAAGTTATTAGCGAACGTATAA
- a CDS encoding Slam-dependent surface lipoprotein, producing MKKLSLITVAVSFSIFSVGVMAETESAQSLRYDLDLTNIIVGKTQSTMGPHGGSIGAPGIGSRFMRDGKTISFSGLKNLVTQKPDNVYVLESGGSPHGGMGKFQFSQVADAEVYFGDWSQTGEADDAMHTVYFSGENATTEVPASGQATYTIAGINQFAGEVKQTGWFNADFTDKSYTGLLEGTDSHSMAGDIKEDGKFSGTAIANETHHGNSMGQLFGDNAEQVAGILSYENNRELDTAFGGQKDE from the coding sequence ATGAAAAAATTATCACTAATTACAGTCGCAGTATCTTTCTCTATATTCTCTGTTGGTGTTATGGCAGAAACGGAATCAGCGCAAAGCTTAAGATACGATCTTGACCTAACAAATATTATTGTTGGTAAAACCCAATCAACCATGGGGCCACACGGTGGTAGTATTGGCGCACCGGGTATCGGTTCTCGTTTTATGAGAGATGGGAAAACAATTTCATTTTCAGGCTTAAAAAACTTAGTCACGCAAAAGCCAGACAATGTTTATGTTTTGGAAAGTGGCGGTAGCCCGCACGGCGGAATGGGTAAGTTCCAATTTAGTCAGGTTGCAGATGCTGAGGTATATTTCGGTGATTGGTCACAAACTGGGGAAGCCGATGACGCAATGCACACGGTTTATTTCTCCGGTGAAAATGCAACGACAGAAGTGCCAGCCAGTGGCCAAGCGACTTATACTATAGCGGGTATTAACCAGTTTGCAGGTGAAGTAAAACAGACGGGTTGGTTTAATGCTGATTTTACAGATAAATCATATACAGGTTTATTAGAAGGAACGGATAGCCACTCCATGGCGGGGGATATTAAAGAAGACGGTAAATTTAGCGGTACTGCCATTGCCAATGAAACACACCATGGTAACAGTATGGGGCAACTCTTTGGGGATAATGCAGAACAAGTGGCGGGTATTCTCTCTTATGAGAATAACCGTGAGTTAGACACGGCATTTGGTGGCCAGAAAGACGAATAA
- a CDS encoding surface lipoprotein assembly modifier, giving the protein MLIFNKKTDLIYLSLLLFFSLPSVLSAQELKGGVIGNLKDYSNEKLQSEINNVKYSEKNIDELGFILYDLIQKKDFDKINGIIGNYVNHKDHDKELVKYIHSEKAMLNKQYDLAISLYNEILIHKPNMLLVELKFAQALIYVKHYESALSIYQNIKTKYKGRISIRLTEFIKNKIIDLENKNHWQGTIKLGSSYDFNLNEASNSREMYCFRRKCMNSSNQSIAGGKWHYYTKLSKRFPLVGNHSTVLSLGIVGVEPMKTVAVRKTNIYVTGEYQFDNANTTFHIQPTLEAKWHDNQYYNLSLGGKIATEYTLNHRVTLLGNIEYKNKTYPYKYSFNNGDKWVYSVTGTYLINPRLMVFGSFYGANRKKQYDSDSYVQYGVRAGFLKVTELCDLLIAIGYKQTNFERFDAFLNVKRKDHNGYLNSQLTFDKNKILTFTPSIYFNSQVNKSTADIIYSFKQSEVGVNFTKKF; this is encoded by the coding sequence ATGTTAATTTTTAATAAAAAAACAGATTTAATATATTTGAGTTTATTATTATTTTTTTCTCTCCCTTCGGTATTGTCAGCTCAAGAGCTAAAAGGAGGAGTTATCGGTAATTTAAAAGATTATAGTAACGAAAAACTTCAATCAGAAATAAATAATGTTAAATATAGTGAAAAAAATATCGACGAACTTGGTTTTATTCTTTATGATCTCATTCAGAAAAAAGATTTCGATAAAATAAATGGAATTATTGGTAATTACGTTAACCACAAAGACCACGATAAAGAATTGGTTAAATACATTCATTCTGAGAAGGCAATGTTAAATAAGCAGTATGATTTAGCAATTAGCCTATATAATGAGATTTTGATTCACAAGCCTAATATGTTGTTGGTTGAGTTAAAATTTGCACAAGCACTAATCTATGTTAAACATTATGAATCAGCATTGTCAATATATCAAAATATAAAAACAAAATATAAAGGAAGAATATCAATTCGATTAACTGAATTTATTAAAAATAAAATAATAGATTTAGAAAATAAAAATCATTGGCAAGGTACAATTAAGCTAGGTTCAAGTTATGATTTTAATTTAAATGAAGCATCAAATAGCCGTGAGATGTACTGTTTTCGTCGTAAATGTATGAATAGTAGTAACCAGTCTATCGCTGGTGGAAAGTGGCATTATTATACTAAATTATCAAAGCGTTTTCCTCTAGTAGGAAACCACTCAACGGTACTCTCATTAGGTATAGTTGGGGTAGAGCCAATGAAAACAGTCGCGGTTAGAAAAACAAATATATATGTTACTGGGGAGTATCAATTTGATAACGCGAATACAACGTTCCATATACAGCCCACCCTTGAGGCTAAATGGCACGATAACCAATACTATAATTTAAGCCTAGGAGGAAAAATAGCGACAGAATACACGTTAAATCATCGGGTAACCTTGTTAGGTAATATTGAATATAAAAATAAAACTTACCCTTATAAGTATAGTTTTAATAACGGCGATAAATGGGTTTATTCAGTTACTGGTACCTATTTAATAAACCCTCGATTAATGGTTTTTGGCAGTTTTTATGGAGCCAACAGGAAAAAACAATATGATAGTGATAGCTATGTACAGTATGGGGTTAGAGCTGGTTTTTTAAAAGTAACCGAACTGTGTGACCTACTTATTGCAATAGGTTATAAGCAAACAAACTTTGAACGGTTTGATGCATTTTTGAATGTAAAAAGAAAAGATCATAATGGGTATTTAAATAGCCAATTAACGTTTGATAAAAATAAGATATTAACTTTTACGCCTTCTATTTATTTTAATAGCCAAGTGAATAAGAGCACGGCAGATATTATTTATTCTTTTAAGCAAAGTGAAGTCGGTGTCAATTTCACCAAGAAATTTTAA
- a CDS encoding TonB-dependent receptor domain-containing protein produces the protein MKIKTVIAINIATGLSIGSIANLVYGQQSANIGSIVVNDKATTIKERDRKGADDQYDKDESNIYISKEEIDRYKGTNPADTINHAVGVYSGDARNSGAIDPNVRGIQGQGRVPVTVDGTEQAITVWRGYNGANNRNYIDPNMISSIKVMKSATLDRNVRTSTGGGVAITTLGIDDVVDKYSKFGFDIKLETSSNSTKPRVNQLSHGIDYRDDKRLLNTLDMQKFRGIYFKDHEMLVDPRSKGNANFFNLQDNAARIAIGTRQEKFDLMLAYSYRNQGNYFAGRRGAGKFYDDIITYDPNSPNKAIDPYMPFVARIYGSNKEVANTSNEMSTLLAKLNVMLPNSQDLSLGYMHTSSHYGEIMPSQIRYHDLEGKIPQWPLANLALNTFYANYSFKPESIGWIDFRLGYWLTKTDLNSNTAGGQPREPMERDWNYEFGRDKNVAKNPAINGTLVDGIKLNQLNDRYGVSLSNKFQITPEFKVTLMGSLIDETIGSREDIFNSDSSPKGNMFRAIPREGKRQEYNGTIRFDWQPTDWLSLNAGAQYISYWSRDLLKERRIAAKDINYAPYSHITARNFLLSRLLSAEEYQTIKQYIDDKGNTYNDIKEKNYERRIFIEQALKMKKNSLRDVGLIGKKLEFRITEVNHIVKWKVDENNRFTAKNNPFYNGEVDLKEEKIDPVTGLKAKRYLVDRDINNTQDEVKHSNKQKFKAPKRNEESAWAPALGATIYLTENDRIFGRYLETVRMPSIFEDTIGFSGGREPNYTPPVYLPERSHTIELGYVRNFQDLVAAENHADLRINYYNTVVTNAFDRNDRLVFTQVDKHNTAGLELLARYDNGWVFGDLGVDYRLKNEVCDEVSLMVMDPYNKFGGSECTTAGFPGGYLRTQLQPKYSIHANLGLRFLDERLEVGSRLRYHSKAKNEDEAEMMDKYPYQYAPLNNDPMSWNAVFTADAYVNYQFNKDLAFELLATNLFDEYYIDPLTRSMMPAPGRTVRFNITSRF, from the coding sequence ATGAAAATCAAAACAGTGATAGCCATTAATATCGCGACAGGGTTATCTATTGGTAGTATTGCAAATTTAGTCTATGGACAACAAAGTGCAAATATTGGCTCTATTGTAGTGAATGATAAAGCAACAACTATCAAAGAGCGTGATAGAAAAGGGGCGGATGACCAATATGATAAAGACGAATCAAATATTTATATTAGTAAAGAAGAAATTGATCGTTATAAAGGCACTAACCCTGCAGACACCATTAATCATGCAGTAGGGGTATATAGTGGTGACGCCCGTAATAGCGGGGCAATAGACCCCAATGTACGAGGGATACAGGGGCAAGGGCGTGTCCCGGTGACTGTAGATGGTACAGAGCAAGCTATCACTGTTTGGCGTGGTTATAATGGCGCGAATAATCGTAACTATATCGACCCGAATATGATTAGTAGCATTAAGGTAATGAAAAGTGCAACGTTAGACCGCAATGTGCGTACATCGACAGGCGGTGGAGTTGCCATAACAACGCTAGGCATTGATGACGTTGTGGATAAATACAGCAAGTTTGGTTTTGATATTAAATTAGAAACATCGAGTAACTCGACAAAACCGAGGGTTAATCAATTAAGCCACGGTATAGATTACCGTGATGATAAGCGGCTATTGAATACGTTAGACATGCAGAAGTTTCGTGGGATTTATTTTAAAGATCACGAAATGCTTGTTGATCCTCGCAGTAAAGGTAACGCTAATTTCTTTAATCTGCAAGATAACGCCGCGCGTATTGCCATTGGGACACGGCAAGAAAAGTTTGATTTGATGCTGGCATACAGCTATCGCAACCAAGGTAATTATTTTGCTGGGCGCCGAGGGGCGGGTAAATTTTATGACGACATCATTACTTATGACCCTAATAGCCCAAATAAAGCGATAGACCCATATATGCCCTTCGTTGCTAGGATTTATGGGTCAAATAAAGAGGTGGCGAATACATCAAATGAAATGTCGACATTGTTGGCTAAATTAAACGTGATGCTACCTAATTCACAGGACTTATCCCTTGGTTATATGCATACATCAAGTCATTATGGCGAAATCATGCCATCGCAAATTCGGTATCATGATTTAGAGGGAAAAATTCCACAATGGCCTTTAGCTAACTTGGCACTAAATACTTTTTACGCCAATTATTCGTTTAAACCTGAGTCCATTGGTTGGATTGACTTTCGATTAGGCTATTGGTTGACAAAAACGGATTTAAATTCAAATACCGCAGGTGGCCAACCTAGGGAACCAATGGAAAGGGATTGGAATTATGAATTTGGTCGAGATAAAAATGTAGCTAAAAATCCTGCTATCAATGGCACCTTAGTTGATGGGATTAAATTAAACCAACTAAACGATCGCTATGGTGTTTCATTATCTAATAAATTTCAAATTACACCTGAATTTAAAGTAACGTTAATGGGGAGCTTAATTGATGAAACCATTGGTAGCCGTGAAGATATCTTTAATTCGGACTCTAGCCCAAAGGGTAACATGTTCCGAGCTATCCCTAGGGAAGGTAAGCGTCAAGAATATAATGGGACTATTCGCTTTGATTGGCAGCCTACTGATTGGTTAAGTCTGAATGCAGGGGCTCAATATATTAGCTACTGGTCAAGGGATTTATTAAAAGAGAGACGCATTGCGGCTAAAGATATAAATTATGCACCTTATAGCCATATAACGGCGAGAAATTTCCTATTATCCCGTTTATTAAGCGCTGAAGAATATCAAACAATAAAACAGTATATTGATGATAAAGGGAATACATATAATGATATAAAAGAAAAAAATTATGAGAGAAGAATTTTTATCGAGCAAGCATTAAAAATGAAAAAGAATTCGTTACGTGATGTTGGATTAATAGGGAAAAAATTAGAATTTAGAATCACAGAAGTTAACCATATAGTGAAATGGAAAGTGGATGAAAATAACCGATTTACAGCAAAAAATAATCCATTTTATAATGGAGAGGTTGATTTAAAAGAAGAAAAAATAGACCCTGTCACCGGTTTAAAAGCCAAAAGATATCTCGTTGACCGCGATATTAATAACACTCAAGATGAAGTGAAGCATTCCAATAAACAAAAATTTAAAGCGCCGAAAAGAAATGAAGAATCAGCTTGGGCTCCGGCATTAGGGGCAACAATTTACTTAACAGAGAACGATCGAATATTTGGGCGTTATTTAGAAACCGTTAGGATGCCAAGTATCTTTGAAGACACTATTGGTTTTTCGGGGGGAAGAGAGCCGAATTACACACCACCAGTTTATTTGCCAGAACGCAGCCATACGATAGAACTGGGATATGTGCGTAATTTCCAAGATCTCGTCGCAGCAGAAAACCATGCTGATTTACGCATAAACTACTATAACACGGTTGTCACAAACGCATTTGATAGGAACGACAGATTAGTCTTTACGCAGGTTGATAAACATAATACGGCCGGTTTGGAACTGTTGGCGCGTTATGATAATGGCTGGGTATTCGGTGACTTAGGTGTGGATTATCGCTTAAAAAATGAGGTTTGTGATGAAGTTTCACTGATGGTAATGGACCCCTATAACAAATTTGGTGGCTCAGAGTGTACAACAGCAGGGTTCCCTGGTGGCTATTTGCGTACTCAACTGCAGCCTAAGTACAGCATCCATGCCAACCTTGGTCTGCGTTTCTTAGATGAACGTTTAGAAGTGGGGAGTCGTTTGCGTTATCACAGCAAAGCAAAAAATGAAGATGAAGCGGAAATGATGGATAAATACCCGTACCAGTATGCGCCATTAAACAATGACCCGATGAGTTGGAATGCCGTTTTTACCGCTGATGCTTATGTTAATTATCAGTTTAATAAAGACCTAGCATTTGAATTATTAGCCACCAATTTATTTGATGAATATTATATAGACCCATTAACCCGCAGTATGATGCCTGCACCGGGTAGGACTGTGCGTTTCAATATCACCAGTCGTTTCTAA
- a CDS encoding TonB family protein, whose product MITLRFNFAVMVSLLFHFGIVFYCLNIEKTRSAQIYTPIYAAIVSVALTQNVIEKQTNDVTLNNKLVGGLLAESQQNENAVIKVANKKNIHSDENKASEKQKKIIEKKEQKQPNKKVIKQKEQEQKSDDVKQEQRVGKNDSQSYAAGQAGAQRTTSVGNATDSNYQSYIDKLRSEIERHKRYPRKARNTNVQGTVLVNFTLTPLGEITKVSIEKSSMHVQLDEAALAATLKSRSVGVPPEGLRKQHTLEIKFKL is encoded by the coding sequence ATGATTACTTTACGTTTTAATTTTGCTGTGATGGTTTCTTTATTATTTCATTTTGGCATCGTTTTTTATTGTTTAAATATAGAGAAAACACGCTCTGCACAAATTTACACGCCAATATATGCGGCTATCGTCTCTGTTGCATTGACACAAAATGTAATTGAAAAACAAACAAATGACGTCACATTAAATAATAAGCTAGTGGGAGGCTTACTTGCAGAGTCACAACAAAATGAAAATGCTGTAATTAAAGTTGCTAATAAGAAAAATATACATAGTGATGAAAATAAAGCGTCAGAAAAACAAAAAAAAATTATCGAGAAAAAAGAACAAAAACAACCAAATAAAAAAGTGATTAAGCAGAAAGAACAGGAACAAAAAAGTGATGATGTAAAACAAGAACAGCGTGTAGGTAAAAACGACAGCCAATCTTATGCAGCAGGCCAAGCGGGAGCACAAAGGACGACCTCGGTAGGAAACGCAACAGATTCAAACTACCAAAGTTATATTGATAAACTACGTAGTGAAATTGAACGACATAAACGTTACCCAAGAAAAGCGAGAAATACCAATGTTCAAGGAACGGTTCTGGTGAATTTTACGCTTACGCCATTGGGGGAGATCACAAAGGTGAGTATTGAAAAGTCTTCTATGCATGTTCAACTGGACGAAGCCGCATTAGCTGCAACACTAAAGAGCCGCTCTGTTGGAGTGCCACCGGAAGGTCTAAGAAAACAGCACACGTTGGAAATTAAATTTAAGCTATAA
- the minE gene encoding cell division topological specificity factor MinE: MALLDFFLSRKKTTANIAKERLQIIVAERRRGDSEPPYLADMKRDILQVICKYVQIDPEMLSLQFEQKDDDISVLELNVTLPEGDEIKTTTVEK, translated from the coding sequence ATGGCTTTATTGGATTTCTTTCTGTCGAGAAAAAAAACGACAGCGAATATCGCAAAAGAGCGATTACAAATCATCGTCGCTGAACGTCGCCGTGGTGATAGTGAGCCCCCATATCTTGCTGATATGAAACGCGATATTTTGCAGGTTATCTGTAAATATGTGCAAATTGACCCTGAAATGTTGTCATTGCAATTTGAACAAAAAGACGATGATATTTCTGTTTTGGAATTAAATGTCACACTTCCTGAAGGTGATGAAATTAAAACCACGACAGTAGAAAAATAA
- the minD gene encoding septum site-determining protein MinD: MARIIVVTSGKGGVGKTTSSAAIATGLAQKGNKTVVIDFDIGLRNLDLIMGCERRVVYDFVNVIQGDATLNQALIKDKRTENLFILPASQTRDKDALTREGVGKILDELSDDLGFDFIVCDSPAGIESGALMALYFADEAIITTNPEVSSVRDSDRILGILASKSRRAEKGDTPIKEHLLLTRYNPGRVTRGDMLSMEDVLEILCIPLIGVIPEDQSVLRSSNQGEPVILDTESDAGQAYDDCVARILGEARPIRFIEEEKKGFLKRLFGG, from the coding sequence ATGGCACGCATAATTGTAGTGACTTCAGGTAAAGGTGGCGTTGGTAAAACCACTTCAAGCGCGGCCATAGCTACTGGCCTGGCACAAAAAGGGAACAAAACGGTAGTGATCGATTTTGATATCGGCCTACGTAACCTTGACCTTATCATGGGGTGTGAACGTCGAGTAGTCTATGACTTCGTAAACGTTATTCAAGGTGATGCAACCCTTAATCAGGCTTTAATCAAAGATAAGCGCACCGAAAATTTATTCATTTTACCTGCTTCACAAACACGCGATAAAGACGCGTTAACTCGCGAAGGCGTTGGCAAAATTCTTGACGAATTGAGTGATGACCTTGGTTTCGATTTTATTGTTTGTGATTCCCCTGCGGGTATTGAAAGTGGTGCCTTAATGGCACTCTATTTTGCTGATGAAGCCATTATTACTACCAATCCAGAAGTTTCTTCCGTTCGTGACTCTGACCGTATTTTAGGTATTTTAGCGTCAAAATCACGTCGCGCAGAAAAAGGCGATACGCCAATTAAAGAACACTTATTATTGACACGCTATAACCCTGGACGTGTAACTCGTGGCGATATGCTAAGCATGGAAGATGTCCTCGAGATCCTCTGTATTCCTTTGATTGGCGTTATTCCTGAAGACCAATCTGTACTGCGCTCTTCTAACCAAGGTGAGCCGGTCATTTTAGATACAGAATCTGATGCAGGCCAAGCCTATGATGATTGTGTTGCGCGTATTTTAGGTGAAGCTCGCCCTATCCGTTTCATTGAAGAAGAGAAAAAAGGTTTCTTAAAACGCCTATTTGGGGGGTAA